A DNA window from Brassica napus cultivar Da-Ae chromosome C1, Da-Ae, whole genome shotgun sequence contains the following coding sequences:
- the LOC106434987 gene encoding uncharacterized protein LOC106434987 isoform X1 has protein sequence MSVSPRPQPPREEEEEIGWWWFVERDGDSRRSQSSPRFCRNLVSASFLSLSFARDGMQRKDWLCLVSVHCDCWLLTVSFCFGARLNVTREHYICLIGILSKTCDTWKIWRLVEKVMVSTNHNIPRSIWVAVLQITEYLLGSVKTAHPQLLYETMIYRGLFKMEVCKHVHDILLLLFFF, from the exons ATGTCAGTCTCACCGCGACCACAACCAccgagagaggaagaagaagaaataggcTGGTGGTGGTTTGTGGAACGTGACGGCGATTCGCGACGGTCTCAGTCGTCGCCTCGTTTCTGTCGTAACCTCGTCTCCGCCAGTTTCCTATCTCTGTC TTTCGCTAGAGATGGTATGCAGAGGAAAGATTGGCTCTGTCTTGTTTCTGTCCATTGTGACTGTTGGTTGCTCACTGTTTCTTTCTGCTTTGGTGCTCGCCTTAACGTAACGAGAG AGCATTACATATGCTTAATCGGCATCTTGAGCAAGACTTGTGATACATGGAAGATATGGAGATTAGTTGAAAAAGTGATGGTGAGCACTAACCATAACATTCCTCGTTCTATATGGGTGGCAGTGCTTCAAATAACAGAGTATCTGCTT GGAAGTGTGAAGACTGCACATCCTCAACTGTTATATGAGACCATGATATATAGGGGTTTGTTCAAGATGGAAGTATGCAAACATGTCCACgatatcttattattattattttttttttga
- the LOC106434987 gene encoding uncharacterized protein LOC106434987 isoform X2: MSVSPRPQPPREEEEEIGWWWFVERDGDSRRSQSSPRFCRNLVSASFLSLSFARDGMQRKDWLCLVSVHCDCWLLTVSFCFGARLNVTREHYICLIGILSKTCDTWKIWRLVEKVMGSVKTAHPQLLYETMIYRGLFKMEVCKHVHDILLLLFFF; the protein is encoded by the exons ATGTCAGTCTCACCGCGACCACAACCAccgagagaggaagaagaagaaataggcTGGTGGTGGTTTGTGGAACGTGACGGCGATTCGCGACGGTCTCAGTCGTCGCCTCGTTTCTGTCGTAACCTCGTCTCCGCCAGTTTCCTATCTCTGTC TTTCGCTAGAGATGGTATGCAGAGGAAAGATTGGCTCTGTCTTGTTTCTGTCCATTGTGACTGTTGGTTGCTCACTGTTTCTTTCTGCTTTGGTGCTCGCCTTAACGTAACGAGAG AGCATTACATATGCTTAATCGGCATCTTGAGCAAGACTTGTGATACATGGAAGATATGGAGATTAGTTGAAAAAGTGATG GGAAGTGTGAAGACTGCACATCCTCAACTGTTATATGAGACCATGATATATAGGGGTTTGTTCAAGATGGAAGTATGCAAACATGTCCACgatatcttattattattattttttttttga